CTGCCACTTCTCGTCCATGATCACCCCTCGCTCCCTCACGACACCTGCTGGCAGGCTTTATGCATTGTCGCCGGAACCTGTTCAATGGCAACGGTTGGGGAAAGGTTTGTTTCACTCTTTTGCGGGTACAACCGGTCACTCATTCTCCTTCCGGCAGGCGGCACATGATCGAACATTTGATGAAGGCCATGGAAACGGCGGGCGTCGAGGCGCTTGCGGTGACCCTCCCCGAAGCTGTCGTCATGGAAGCCACGCTGCCCCTGCTCCGCGCATGGAACTGCAAGCGCACGGACGTGGTGGGCAAAGGCCTGCATAAGGCCGGTGCCGGCACGCTGTCGGCCCGCCACCTGCCCCAGGCTGCAGGCGAGGATGTCCAGCACATCGAGGTCTCGTATCTTCATCCCTTGGGCTCGGCCATCCGCAAGGTCTTCTCCGCACAGAAATGGGAAGAGAACGGAACCGAGTTCTATCTGCTGACGACGAAGGCCCTGGATGCCAGCACCGCCCAGTTGGCCCTGCAAAACGAGAAGCGCCTCTCGCTCGCCCTCAAGTCTGGCGGCTATGCCGTGTGGGACTACAACTACGAAACGGGCGAGACTTACAATTCGCCGGAGATGTTCGAGATCTTTGGTCACAAGGTGGGGGAGCACAACCTCAACTTCCTGAGCTTCAACGACCTCATCCACCCCGAAGACCGTGACAAGACCATCGACGACAAGGTGCGCAAGGCCCCCTTCGGCGCCGACGTATTCCAGACTCGCTACCGGGTGAAGACATCCGCCGGGAAATACGTGTGGATCGAATCCCTCGCCGGCGTCATCCGCAATCCGGCCGACGGCCGCCCGATGAAGTGCATCGGCCTGTGCCGCAACATCGATGAGCAGATGGTGGCGCTGGAGCGTCTCAAGGTCTCCGAGCGCAATTTCAAGCGCACCCAGTCCGCCGCGCGCCTCGGCAGTTTCGCGTTGCGCAATGAATCCGGCGTGTCCCGCCTCTCGCAGGAGATGGCGGCGCTGATCGGCCTGGCCGACGCCATGATCCATCCCAACCTCAAGACCTTCATCGGCATGATCGAGCCGGGCGACCGCGAGAAGTTCTGCGAAGCATTGGAACTCGCCAAGATCGGCACTGCCATCAAGAATCTCGAAATCGCCGTGAAGGACAAGGACGGCGAGATCGCGCACTTCGAAGTCAGCATGGAACCGGAGCGCGACGACAAGGGGAACGTCGAAGGCGTGTTCGGCTGCTGCCAGTGTGTCTCCGAGCGCAAGGCGCTGGAGAAGCGCTTCCACCAGGCCCAGAAGATGGAAGCCGTGGGCCAGTTGACGGGTGGCATTGCCCACGACTTCAACAACCTTCTCATGGTGGTGATGGGCAACTTGCAGCTCGTGGAACAACTCGTCCGCAACGACGAGCGCGCCCTGAAGCGCATCCGCGCCGCCATCGACGCTTCGGAAAAGGGCTCCGAACTCACCCGCCGCATGCTCGCCTTCTCGCGCCAGCAGACCCTGCAAAACAAGGAAGTGACGCTCAACGACCTGCTTTTCTCCATGCAGGACATGCTGCAACAAGCGCTCACGGCGATCGTCAGTCTCAAGATCATTCCGGGCGACGAACTGTGGTCCATCAAGGTCGACAAGACCATGCTGGAAACGGCAATCCTCAACCTCGCCATCAACGCCCGCGATGCCATGCAGCCGAAGGGCGGCAGCCTCATCATCGAAACCTCCAACCGCAAGCTCGACAACACCTACTGCGCCGAACATGAGGAAGTGATCCCCGGCGACTACGTCGAGATTTCCGTGACGGACACCGGCTCCGGCATGACGGCGGACATCATGGAAAAGGTCTTCCAGCCGTTCTTCACCACCAAGGGCCCGGAAAAGGGTTCGGGCCTCGGCCTCTCCATGATCTACGGCTTCGTCAAGCAGTCCAACGGTCACATCAAGATGTATTCGGAAGTGGGCCACGGCACCACGGTCAAGATCTACCTGCCGCGCCTCAGCGGTTCCGCCAAGGACATCACCCCGAGCCTGCCCACCGACCTGCAGGCCCAGTTGCAACGCGAACTCGGCTCCTTTGGGGCCAAGCCTGCTGAAATGGTGACAGCCAGCGCCAAGAAGCAATTGGTGCTGGTGGTCGAGGACAATCCTTCAGTACGCGACGTGGCAGCAGCCATGATCGAGGAAATGGGCTTCGACGTGATCACCGCATCCGATGGTCACGAGGGTCTGAAACTCATTACCGAACGCCGTGACATCGACCTTGTGCTTTCCGACGTCATCATGGCCGGCGGCATGAATGGCCCTGAACTGGCGGTAAAGGCCATGAAGGTCAGGCCCAAGTTGAAAATCCTCTTCATGTCCGGCTACGCCCCCGGCTCCGTCCGCCAGATGCAGGACCTGCCGGACTCGATCGAACTCGTGAACAAACCCTTCACCCGCAACGACCTCACTGAAAAGGTACGCAAAGCGCTGGTGGCGTGAGCCAAGTGTCCGCTTGCCAGACAGGTTCGAAAAATCCGGGAGAGGGTTAGGCCTCGCTCCAGCCCCGCGCCTTTCCAGCCTTGAAGAGCGTCTCGGCGGCGGCTTTCACCGCTTCGGTGGCGGCCATGAGTGCCGCTTCGTCACGGCCGCGGATGACGAGGTTCGTGGCAAAGCCGCCTGCGCCTTCGAACGGATAGGAGCCGAGCGACAGCATCGGATAGGCGTCCTGCACCTCCTTCAGCGGCTTGGCGACGTCGCCTTCGCCGCCCTCGAAGCGGATGGTGCGGCTGAGCACCGGCGCACCGCGTGAAAGGGCGGGCGCGATTTCGTCCATCATGGCGTTCATCACCTTGGGCACGCCGGCCATCACGAACACATTCTCCATGCGGAAGCCTGGCGCCTTCGACACAGGATTGATGATAAGCGTCGCACCATGGGGCACACGCGCCATGCGCATACGGGCCTCGTTCGCCTCGCGGCCGATCTCCTTGAAAAAGGTCTCCAGGATATTCACCGCTTCCGGATGGTGCGAGATGCCCACCCCGAAGGCCTTGGCGATGCAATCCGCCGTGATGTCGTCATGGGTGGGACCAATGCCCCCGGTTGTGAACACGTAGGTGTAGCGCGCCCGCAAGGCATTCACCGCCTCCACGATGGCCACCTCGTCATCCGCCACCACGCGTGCCTCCAGCAGATCAATCCCCAGTGCCGTCAGGTAATCCGCGATGAAGCCCAGGTTCTTGTCCTTGGTGCGGCCCGAGAGCACTTCATTGCCGATCAGCAGAACAGCGGCGGTGGGGGCGGCATCAGACATCGGGAAACCTCGTGAATAGGCTGGACATATCTCACCACGCATGATTGCTGTCAAAACATGAAGCTCAATACGCCTCTCATTCCCGCCACGCTGTTGCGCCGCTACAAGCGCTTCCTTGCCGATGTACGGCTGGCGACGGGTGAACACGTGACGGCCACCTGCCCCAACACCGGCACCATGCTGGGCCTGAACGAGCCGGGCATGCAGGTGTGGCTCTCCCGCTCCAGCAGCCCCACGCGAAAATACGCCCACACCTGGCACCTGGCCGAGAAGCCCGGCATCGGACTCGTCGGCATCGATACAAGCCTCCCCAACCGCATTGCGGAGGAAGTCATCACCGCGGGCGCCATTCCGGAACTTGCCGGCTACGCCTCGCTCCGCCGCGAGGTGCGCTACGGCAGCAACAGCCGCATTGACCTGCTGCTGGAGGGCGAAGGTCGCGCGCCCTGCTATGTCGAGGCCAAGAACGTAACACTGATCCGCCAGTCCGGCCTCGCCGAGTTCCCGGATTGCGCCACCGCCCGCGGCACGAAGCATCTCGCCGAAATGTCTCAGATGGTGCGCGCCGGCCACCGGGCCGTGATGCTCTACGTGATCCAGTGCGCCAATCCCGACCGCTTCGCCCTGACGCCCGATCTTGATCCCATCTATTTCAATGCCTTCCGCGCCGCCCGAAAGGCAGGGGTTGAAGCTCTGGCCTTCACCTGCCATGTGAGCCTTGACTCCATCAGCCTCAAGGCACAGGTTCCGGTCATCGATCCATCATGAATACACGCACCGAAGAACAACCGCGCATCCGCCTCCACAAGCCGGAGCATTTTGAAAAAATGCGCAAGGCGGGTCATCTCACGGCGCAACTGCTCGACATCCTCGTCGAAGCAGCAAAGCCGGGTGTGACCACGGCGGCGCTGGACCGGATTTGCGTGGAGTTCGCCCATGACAACAACGCCATTCCCGCCACCATTGGCTATCGTGGCTACAAATATGCGCTTTGCACCTCCATCAACCATGTGGTCTGCCACGGCATGCCAAATGACAAACCGCTGATCGAGGGCGACATCGTCAACATCGACGTCACCCTGATCGTCGACGGCTGGTATGGCGACACGAGCCGCATGGTGAACATCGGCAACGTCTCCCGCGCCGCCGAACGGCTGGTGGAGATCACCTATGAGTGCCTGATGCGCGGCATCACCGCCGTGCGGCCGGGCGCGCACCTGGGCGACGTTGGACATGCAATCCAGTCCCACGCCGAAGGGCAGCGCTGCTCCGTGGTGCGCGACTTCTGCGGCCACGGCCTTGGACAGGTATTCCACGACCACCCCAACGTACTGCACTATGGCCGCCCCGGCGAGGGCGTGCTGCTCAAGCCGGGCATGTTCTTCACGATTGAGCCGATGATCAACCTCGGCAAGCCGCATGTGAAGGTGCTCTCAGACGGCTGGACCGCCGTGACGCGTGACCGCTCGCTCTCGGCCCAGTTCGAGCATACGATTGGCGTCACCGAGACGGGATGCGAAATCTTCACGCTCTCCCCCAAGGGGCTTCATTGCCCGCCTTATAAATTCTGAGCCATGGCGAAGGGTTTCGGGGAGGCGCAGGGCGAAGTGCCGGATCATCTCGGCCACCGCGAGCGCCTGCGCGAACGTTTCCGCACAGGTGGTGCGGCGGCCCTGCCCGACTATGAACTTCTTGAACTCGTGCTGTTTCGCACCAATGCCCGTGGCAACACCAAGCCCATCGCCAAGGGCCTGATCGCCCGCTTTGGAACATTTGCCGAGGTTCTGGGCGCCGAGCCCGAACGGCTGATGGAGGTTGAAGGCGTGGGCGCCGCCGTGGCGCAGGACCTGAAGCTGATCCAGGCCGCATCCCTCCGCCTCGCGCGAGGTGAGGTGATGCACCGTCCGCTCCTCGCGTCATGGAAAGCCATCGTCGACTATTGCCGCGCCGCCATGGCCTTCGAGACGCGCGAACAGTTCCGCATTCTTTTCCTCGACAAGAAGAACCAGTTGATCGCCGATGAGGTTCAGCAACAGGGTACGGTGGACCACACGCCCGTCTACACGCGCGAAGTCATCAAGCGTGCGCTGGAACTGGCATCGACGGCCATCGTGCTGGTGCACAACCACCCCTCGGGTGATCCGACGCCCTCACTGGCTGACATCGACATGACGAAAAAGATCATTCAGGCCGGCGAGAAACTCGGCGTGCTCGTGCATGACCATCTCATCATCGGCAAGAAGGACCACGTCAGCTTCCGTTCGCTGCAGTTGATCTGAGGGCAAGGCCGCCGCCCCTCATCCACCCTTGCGCAACGCGTCCAGCGCCTCGGGCGTATCCGCATCCATGAGCACGCCGGGATCATCGACCGCGATTTCGACCGCCTCCGGTTTCAGGTCGCCGATCAAAGCGCGTGCACCCTTGTCGCCCTTCAGCGCCATGAGCCGCGGGAAATGCTCCCGGCCCCACAGCACCGGGTTGCCGAACTGGCCCTGATAGGTCGGCGCGATGATGCTGCGATGTTCAGTGGGATTGAAGGCTGCGATCATCTTGTTGATCGTGGAAGCCTGCACCCGCGGCATGTCCCCCAGGCAAATCAGCACCGCATCGCTGTTGCCCGCCGCGGCGATCCCTGCGCGGATGGAAGTGGAGAGGCCTTCGGCAAAGTCCGGGTTGAAGACGCCGCGCACCCCCGGCGGCAGCAGCCGCGAGATGGCGTCGGCGTCCCGGCCCAGCACCACGATCACATCATCAGCCTGCGCCGCACCCACCTGCGCCAATGTCGCCGCGATCAGCGGCGCACCATGATAATCCGCGAGCAACTTGTTGGCGCCCATGCGCGACGAGAGCCCTGCCGCCAGCACCAGCGCAGTAACCTTCGGCGCCTCGGGAATATGGCCCTTGCCTTCGCGCGGTGTGGGCCGCGAGGGAATTTCGGCAAGCAACCCGCCGGCCCCCATGTCCATGACATCCGATGGCGTGACCGCGAGGCCCGCCACCACGCGCTCCAGCACCCAGTCGAAGCCGTTCACCTTCGGCGAACGCGCGCACGATGGAACGCCAATCACGGGCGTGTCGCCCACCCGCGCAAGCATCAGCAGGTTGCCGGGGTCCACCGGCATGCCAAGATGCAGCACCTCACCGCCAGCCTCCGTGACGCCAGCGGGAATGACATCGCCCCGGTCCACGATGGCCGAGGCGCCCATCACCAGAATGGGAGAGCGGCCCTCACCAGCGGCGCGTGCGATTTCCCGCGCCACTTCAGCGGAGTGGTGATCAACCAGAACCGTGGAAGCCAGCGCCGCGCCCATCGCCGCAAGCCTGTCCCGCATCACGCTCTCACTCTTGCCGATGAGATTGTCCTTTGTCTGGGGCAAACGGGTGAGGATGAGCGCGGCGTAGTGCGGCTGAAAGGCCTTTACCTGCAACACGGGCGCTCCCGACAATATGGCGAGCGCCTTCACCAGCACCGGACGTGGTACGGCAAATGGAATAACCTTCACCGTCGCCACCATCTGACGCGGCGTTACGCGCGCATGATTGGGCAGCGTCGCAATGGTGAGGCTTTCATGCAGATGATTGATGGCGCGGAGCCGCGCCTCGTCGAATACCACAAGCCCGCTCACCACGGCATGGAGATTGGCCCGGCCCGTGAAAGGTTCTTGCGCCTTCGCGCCCTCACCGCAGAGCGCCAATGCGATCTGCCGGGCCGCGTCGTCTTCCGGCACATCGTCCGCGCCGAGGCGCGCTGCGGTGACGGAGAGATGACCCGCTGCCTTCAGAACAGCAACATCCGACTGAGACAGCACGCGGCCCTTCTTGAACATGCCATCCGCATGGCGCACGCCATGGGCCAGGATGGCGCCCACGGCCTCATCCAGGGGCGTGTCGCCGAAGATCATCCGAGCCTCAGCGACTTGGTCATCTCGGCCATGATGGAGATGGCGATTTCCGCAGCACCCATGGCTCCGATGCTGAGGCCGATGGGCCCATGGATGCGGGCCAGGGCCGCCTCGCCCAGGCCGCGCGCCTTCAGGCGTTCCACGCGCGACGCTTGCGTCTTCCGCGAACCCAGCGCACCCACGTAGAACACCTCGGATGTGAGCGCCAGCGCAAGCGCCGGATCATCAATCTTCGGATCATGGGTGAGCGCCATGAACGCGGTGCGCGCATCAAGGCCGATCTGCGGAATGATTTCGTCCGGCCATTGCGCATGCAGTTGGATGTCGGGGAAGCGCGCACCCGTGGCGAAGGCACCGCGCGGATCGACGACCCAGACGTCATAGCCCGCGGCCTTGGCCATGGGGATCAGCGCCTGCGCAATAAGCACCGCACCCGTGATGACGAGACGAAGTGGCGGATTGTGCACGGTGACGAAAACTTCGCCCTGCCTCGGTGCGTTCCACGCCTGACTTGTCGAAGCGGAAGGCCGCATCGAGAATGCCGGCCAGTGGATCCCCTCCTGCATCCGACCGCGCCACCATGCGCTGTGCGCCCGTGGCAAGGTCCGTCACCACGGCCACAGGTCGCCGTGCCTCTTTGGCCTCGAGAACCTGCCTGAGAAGGTCCGGCGTCATTTCACGGCTTCCACGAGAATCCGGATCTTGCCGCCGCAGGCGAGCCCCACCTGCCAGGCTGTTTCGTCGGCGACGCCGTAGCTCAGTACCTTGTGCTGGCCGGTGGAAATGGCGTCTTGCGCGGCGGTGATCACGTCGCCTTCCACGCAACCGCCGGACACCGCGCCTTCGAAATTGCCATCGCCATCGACCACAAGCTGGCTGCCCACCGGTTGCGGCGCCGAACCCCAGGTTTCGATGACCGTGGCAATCGCCACCTTGCGGCCTTCCGCCAGCCAGGCCCCTGCCGTTTCAAGCGCATTCATGTCAGTCTTTCCCGTTCATCCAACGCTTCGGATCATGGGCGGCGCGGCGGGGATCCGCAAGCGTCTCTGCCAGGTCCGCCAGGCTGTTCAGGCTGTGTACCGGGCGGAATTCATCGACGAATGGCATGATGGTGCGAATGCCGCTGGCCCGCGCCTCGAACCCATCATAGCGCAGCAGCGGGTTGAGCCAGACGATGCGCTTGGCGGCGCGGCGCAGGCGCTGCATCTCCTCCTTCAGCATGCCCACGTCCTCGCGGTCCAGGCCGTCCGTCATCAGCAGCACATGGGCACCCTGACCCAGCACCCGGCGGCCCCACTTGAAATTGAACTCATGCAGAGCGGTGCCGATGCGCGTGCCGCCTGACCAGTCTTTCACCGCGGCGGATACCTTCAGCATGGCATCGTCGATGTCCTTGCGGCGCAGTTCACGCGTGATGTTGGTGAGCCGCGTGCCGAAAAGGAACACCTGCACCCGGTCGCGGTCGTTGATCAGCGTGTGCAGGAAATGCAGGAACATGCGGCTGTAGTTGGAGCACGAGCCTGAAATGTCACAGAGGATGACGAGCGGCGGCTCGCGCCATTTCCGCTCCTTGCGCGCCAGATCGACCACCTGTCCTCCGGCGTGAATGGCCCCGCGCAGGGTGCGCCGCATATCGATGCGCCGTCCCGCATGCGAGGCCTTGAAGCGCCGCGTGCGCACTTCGATCCGTGTCAGCCTGATCTTGCGCAAGGCCTGCTTTGCCTGCGCCTGCTCGGCAACTGTCATCTGCTCGAAATCCTTGGCGCGCAGAATTTCATTGGCGGAGGACGTGAACGTCGCCTCGACTTCCAGCTCTTCCTTCCTGGGCGCTTGCCGGTTGGTGATCTCCGCCTTGTCGAACATCGCTTCGGCCAAACGTCGGAAGCCCGCCTGCTTGCGGTTCTCATGCGGCTTGCGGGCGATCTGCGTGTACATGAGCTGCATGAGCTGCTGCAGCATCTTCGGCTTCTTCCAGAACACATGGAAGGCCTGGTCGAACACCTCCCGCTGTTCGCGACGCTTCACGAACACCGCATGCAGCATCCAGTAGAAGTCCTCGCGCCGCTGCAGCGGACCCGCCATGGCGGCATCAAGCGCATCCAGCACGCTCCCCGGCCCCACCGGAATGCCGGCTTCGCGCAGCACCCGCGCGAAATGCATGATGTTCTCCGCGAGTTTGCCAGTCAGCTGGCGGTTCGAGTTGGCGGGGGCAACAAACATGCCTGTCTCACACCGAACCCATCAGCCGCAGTTCTTCCTTCACCTGATCGAGGATGCGCTTGGCTTCGGAACCTTCCATCCGGGCGATGTCGTCCTGGTATTTGAGCAACACACCCAATGTGTCGTTCACCGTTTGCGGGTCGAGCGCCACGCAATCCAGTTCATGCAGGGCCGAAATCCAGTCCAGGGTTTCGGCAACGCCAGGCGACTTGTAGAGATCGCCACCCTTGCGCAGCGCCTGCACGAAACCCACCACTTCCTTCGCCAGTTGCGCCGAGGCCTTGGGCCGCTTGGCCCGCAGGATCGCCACCTCGCGGCGGGCATCCGGATACCCGACCCAGTGATAGAGGCAGCGCCGCTTCAGGGCATCATGCACTTCGCGCGTGCGGTTGGAGGTGATGATGACGATGGGCGGCTCCTGCGCCTTCACCGTGCCGAGCTCCGGAATGGTGACCTGGAAGTCCGACAGCACTTCGAGCAGGAAGGCCTCGAAGGCCTCGTCGGTGCGGTCCAGTTCGTCGATGAGCAGGACCGGAGCGCCGCCACCCCCCGACTCGAGTGCCTGCAGCAGCGGCCGCTTGATGAGGAAGCGCTCGGCAAAGACATCCGACCCCAGCCGCTCCCGGTCGATCCCGCCCGAGGCCTCCGCCAGCCGGATTTCGATCATCTGTGCAGGGTAGTTCCATTCGTAGACGGCGGACGACACATCCAGCCCTTCATAGCATTGCAGGCGAATGAGCTTGCGGCCCAGTCCTTCCGCCAGGACCTTGGCAATCTCCGTCTTGCCAACCCCCGCCTCCCCTTCCAGGAACAAGGGCCGCCCCATTTTCAGCGCGAGAAAAACGACCGTGCCAAGATCACGCCCCGCCACATAGTCACGCGATTTCAACAAATCGATGGTGTCGTCGATGGTTGCGGGTACGGGCTTCGTCATCGGTTCACGGACTCCTGTCACCGATACGTCCGTCGCCGGACTCCGGTCGCCTGCATATAACAAAAAACACCCGCCAACCGGAGTCAGCGGGTGTTGCTCCTGTCGGTCGAATTACTTTGCCGCGGCCAGCGCGCGCTTGGCCATGACAGAGATCAAGTGGGCCCGGTACGCGGCGGAGCCGTGCATGTCGCTGTTCAAGCCGCGCGGCTTCACCGCGATTCCGGCCAGTGCATCAGCCTTGAACGACTTCGAAAGCGCCGCCTCCATGTCAGCCTGGCGGAACACGCCGGGGCCGGCACCTGTCACGGCGACCCGCGCCTTGCCGTCCTTGCCCTGCGCCACATAGACGCCGACCATCGCATAGAGCGAGGCCGGGTTCGGAAACTTGGCATAGCCGGACTTGGCCACGAGCGGGAATTCAACCGCGGTGACGACTTCATCATCCTTCAGGGCCGTGGAGAACATGCCGGTGAAGAACTTGTCCG
The nucleotide sequence above comes from Hyphomicrobiales bacterium. Encoded proteins:
- a CDS encoding VWA domain-containing protein; its protein translation is MFVAPANSNRQLTGKLAENIMHFARVLREAGIPVGPGSVLDALDAAMAGPLQRREDFYWMLHAVFVKRREQREVFDQAFHVFWKKPKMLQQLMQLMYTQIARKPHENRKQAGFRRLAEAMFDKAEITNRQAPRKEELEVEATFTSSANEILRAKDFEQMTVAEQAQAKQALRKIRLTRIEVRTRRFKASHAGRRIDMRRTLRGAIHAGGQVVDLARKERKWREPPLVILCDISGSCSNYSRMFLHFLHTLINDRDRVQVFLFGTRLTNITRELRRKDIDDAMLKVSAAVKDWSGGTRIGTALHEFNFKWGRRVLGQGAHVLLMTDGLDREDVGMLKEEMQRLRRAAKRIVWLNPLLRYDGFEARASGIRTIMPFVDEFRPVHSLNSLADLAETLADPRRAAHDPKRWMNGKD
- a CDS encoding PAS domain-containing protein, translated to MIEHLMKAMETAGVEALAVTLPEAVVMEATLPLLRAWNCKRTDVVGKGLHKAGAGTLSARHLPQAAGEDVQHIEVSYLHPLGSAIRKVFSAQKWEENGTEFYLLTTKALDASTAQLALQNEKRLSLALKSGGYAVWDYNYETGETYNSPEMFEIFGHKVGEHNLNFLSFNDLIHPEDRDKTIDDKVRKAPFGADVFQTRYRVKTSAGKYVWIESLAGVIRNPADGRPMKCIGLCRNIDEQMVALERLKVSERNFKRTQSAARLGSFALRNESGVSRLSQEMAALIGLADAMIHPNLKTFIGMIEPGDREKFCEALELAKIGTAIKNLEIAVKDKDGEIAHFEVSMEPERDDKGNVEGVFGCCQCVSERKALEKRFHQAQKMEAVGQLTGGIAHDFNNLLMVVMGNLQLVEQLVRNDERALKRIRAAIDASEKGSELTRRMLAFSRQQTLQNKEVTLNDLLFSMQDMLQQALTAIVSLKIIPGDELWSIKVDKTMLETAILNLAINARDAMQPKGGSLIIETSNRKLDNTYCAEHEEVIPGDYVEISVTDTGSGMTADIMEKVFQPFFTTKGPEKGSGLGLSMIYGFVKQSNGHIKMYSEVGHGTTVKIYLPRLSGSAKDITPSLPTDLQAQLQRELGSFGAKPAEMVTASAKKQLVLVVEDNPSVRDVAAAMIEEMGFDVITASDGHEGLKLITERRDIDLVLSDVIMAGGMNGPELAVKAMKVRPKLKILFMSGYAPGSVRQMQDLPDSIELVNKPFTRNDLTEKVRKALVA
- a CDS encoding XdhC family protein; the encoded protein is MNALETAGAWLAEGRKVAIATVIETWGSAPQPVGSQLVVDGDGNFEGAVSGGCVEGDVITAAQDAISTGQHKVLSYGVADETAWQVGLACGGKIRILVEAVK
- a CDS encoding molybdopterin-binding/glycosyltransferase family 2 protein; this encodes MIFGDTPLDEAVGAILAHGVRHADGMFKKGRVLSQSDVAVLKAAGHLSVTAARLGADDVPEDDAARQIALALCGEGAKAQEPFTGRANLHAVVSGLVVFDEARLRAINHLHESLTIATLPNHARVTPRQMVATVKVIPFAVPRPVLVKALAILSGAPVLQVKAFQPHYAALILTRLPQTKDNLIGKSESVMRDRLAAMGAALASTVLVDHHSAEVAREIARAAGEGRSPILVMGASAIVDRGDVIPAGVTEAGGEVLHLGMPVDPGNLLMLARVGDTPVIGVPSCARSPKVNGFDWVLERVVAGLAVTPSDVMDMGAGGLLAEIPSRPTPREGKGHIPEAPKVTALVLAAGLSSRMGANKLLADYHGAPLIAATLAQVGAAQADDVIVVLGRDADAISRLLPPGVRGVFNPDFAEGLSTSIRAGIAAAGNSDAVLICLGDMPRVQASTINKMIAAFNPTEHRSIIAPTYQGQFGNPVLWGREHFPRLMALKGDKGARALIGDLKPEAVEIAVDDPGVLMDADTPEALDALRKGG
- the radC gene encoding DNA repair protein RadC, whose amino-acid sequence is MAKGFGEAQGEVPDHLGHRERLRERFRTGGAAALPDYELLELVLFRTNARGNTKPIAKGLIARFGTFAEVLGAEPERLMEVEGVGAAVAQDLKLIQAASLRLARGEVMHRPLLASWKAIVDYCRAAMAFETREQFRILFLDKKNQLIADEVQQQGTVDHTPVYTREVIKRALELASTAIVLVHNHPSGDPTPSLADIDMTKKIIQAGEKLGVLVHDHLIIGKKDHVSFRSLQLI
- a CDS encoding competence/damage-inducible protein A, translated to MSDAAPTAAVLLIGNEVLSGRTKDKNLGFIADYLTALGIDLLEARVVADDEVAIVEAVNALRARYTYVFTTGGIGPTHDDITADCIAKAFGVGISHHPEAVNILETFFKEIGREANEARMRMARVPHGATLIINPVSKAPGFRMENVFVMAGVPKVMNAMMDEIAPALSRGAPVLSRTIRFEGGEGDVAKPLKEVQDAYPMLSLGSYPFEGAGGFATNLVIRGRDEAALMAATEAVKAAAETLFKAGKARGWSEA
- the map gene encoding type I methionyl aminopeptidase; its protein translation is MNTRTEEQPRIRLHKPEHFEKMRKAGHLTAQLLDILVEAAKPGVTTAALDRICVEFAHDNNAIPATIGYRGYKYALCTSINHVVCHGMPNDKPLIEGDIVNIDVTLIVDGWYGDTSRMVNIGNVSRAAERLVEITYECLMRGITAVRPGAHLGDVGHAIQSHAEGQRCSVVRDFCGHGLGQVFHDHPNVLHYGRPGEGVLLKPGMFFTIEPMINLGKPHVKVLSDGWTAVTRDRSLSAQFEHTIGVTETGCEIFTLSPKGLHCPPYKF
- a CDS encoding MoxR family ATPase, whose protein sequence is MTKPVPATIDDTIDLLKSRDYVAGRDLGTVVFLALKMGRPLFLEGEAGVGKTEIAKVLAEGLGRKLIRLQCYEGLDVSSAVYEWNYPAQMIEIRLAEASGGIDRERLGSDVFAERFLIKRPLLQALESGGGGAPVLLIDELDRTDEAFEAFLLEVLSDFQVTIPELGTVKAQEPPIVIITSNRTREVHDALKRRCLYHWVGYPDARREVAILRAKRPKASAQLAKEVVGFVQALRKGGDLYKSPGVAETLDWISALHELDCVALDPQTVNDTLGVLLKYQDDIARMEGSEAKRILDQVKEELRLMGSV
- the sfsA gene encoding DNA/RNA nuclease SfsA, with amino-acid sequence MKLNTPLIPATLLRRYKRFLADVRLATGEHVTATCPNTGTMLGLNEPGMQVWLSRSSSPTRKYAHTWHLAEKPGIGLVGIDTSLPNRIAEEVITAGAIPELAGYASLRREVRYGSNSRIDLLLEGEGRAPCYVEAKNVTLIRQSGLAEFPDCATARGTKHLAEMSQMVRAGHRAVMLYVIQCANPDRFALTPDLDPIYFNAFRAARKAGVEALAFTCHVSLDSISLKAQVPVIDPS